From Halotia branconii CENA392, the proteins below share one genomic window:
- a CDS encoding 2TM domain-containing protein has translation MPPRWPRKPDRKDPDFRKLDDRMNFAVHVAAACAVNSGLWFAQNLQATTWEWLPWLTVSWIVILLVHLIYINAIANYSQTPPKST, from the coding sequence ATGCCTCCTCGCTGGCCTCGTAAACCTGATCGCAAAGACCCAGATTTCCGTAAATTAGATGACCGGATGAATTTTGCTGTGCATGTGGCAGCTGCCTGTGCGGTTAATTCCGGTTTATGGTTTGCCCAAAATTTGCAAGCTACTACTTGGGAGTGGTTGCCTTGGTTAACGGTAAGTTGGATAGTAATATTGTTGGTGCATTTAATTTATATTAATGCGATCGCCAACTACTCACAGACACCACCCAAATCCACCTGA
- a CDS encoding bifunctional riboflavin kinase/FAD synthetase, translated as MLNLSQNGCSVWVASSTKGLLTPTAVALGKFDGVHLGHHRVIQPVLHAGGQLSVQSSLQSDNNQEHTYSTVVTFHPHPQEFFTGQRRALLTPLDEKVEQLRSLGVEQLVLLPFDKELSALSPEDFVKKILVQQLQCQRVSVGQDFCFGKQRRGTAKDLQLLAANYQIPVTIVPLQTYADDAPTQDIPISTSLIRHSLESGDIKNANLLLGRPYTLIGIVVQGQQLGRTIGFPTANLQLPTDKFLPRKGVYAVRVLIVSETPDANTSTQILGVMNIGDRPTVNGICLSVEVHLFDWFDDLYGKKLAVQLIEFLRPEQKFPDLEALKTQIQLDCTIAREILRTEC; from the coding sequence GTGCTAAATTTGTCTCAAAATGGATGTTCTGTGTGGGTTGCTTCTTCGACCAAAGGGCTGCTAACACCAACTGCTGTTGCTCTTGGCAAATTTGATGGTGTGCATCTTGGCCATCATAGAGTCATTCAACCAGTTTTACATGCTGGTGGTCAGTTGTCAGTGCAAAGTAGTCTACAGTCTGATAATAATCAAGAACATACATACTCCACAGTTGTAACTTTTCATCCCCATCCACAAGAGTTTTTTACGGGACAGCGCCGGGCTTTATTAACACCGTTGGATGAAAAAGTTGAACAATTGCGATCGCTTGGGGTAGAGCAATTAGTACTACTGCCCTTCGACAAAGAACTATCTGCTTTATCTCCTGAAGACTTTGTTAAAAAGATTCTCGTGCAACAACTGCAATGCCAGCGAGTTAGCGTAGGGCAAGATTTTTGTTTTGGTAAACAGCGCCGTGGTACTGCTAAAGACTTGCAATTACTAGCTGCCAATTATCAAATTCCCGTCACCATCGTTCCTTTGCAAACTTACGCTGACGACGCTCCTACCCAAGATATACCCATTAGCACTTCACTAATCCGCCACTCTTTAGAAAGTGGTGACATTAAAAACGCCAACCTTTTACTAGGGAGACCTTACACTCTGATCGGTATTGTGGTTCAAGGTCAACAATTGGGCAGAACTATTGGTTTTCCTACCGCTAACCTGCAATTACCAACCGATAAGTTTTTACCCCGCAAAGGTGTTTATGCTGTCCGCGTTTTGATTGTGAGTGAAACGCCAGATGCTAATACATCTACTCAAATCTTGGGTGTGATGAACATAGGCGATCGCCCTACAGTAAATGGTATTTGTTTATCTGTGGAAGTACATTTATTTGATTGGTTTGATGATTTATATGGCAAAAAACTAGCTGTGCAATTGATCGAATTTTTGCGCCCTGAACAGAAATTTCCTGATCTAGAAGCTTTGAAAACACAAATTCAACTTGATTGCACCATTGCTAGAGAAATTTTACGCACTGAATGCTGA
- a CDS encoding AAA family ATPase: MREKIDALTQNLARTIVGKNEAIQLVLVALLGGGHALLEDVPGVGKTLLAKSLARSVDGKFKRLQCTPDLLPTDITGTNIWNPKSGEFTFLSGPVFANVLLADEINRATPRTQSALLEVMEEYQVTVDGVSRAVPQPFFVIATQNPIEYQGTFPLPEAQMDRFMLSLSLGYPSAAEELEMLQKRTYSAKVADLSPCITLAEVAQLREYCSQVRVETSLQQYILELVRATRQDEEITLGVSPRGTVALQRATQALAFLLGRDYAIPDDVKFLVPHVLCHRLIPRGGRSARTVVERLLRSVSIP; this comes from the coding sequence ATGAGAGAAAAAATTGATGCTTTGACTCAAAATCTGGCTCGTACCATCGTTGGGAAAAACGAAGCAATACAATTAGTTCTAGTCGCCCTTTTAGGTGGTGGTCATGCCCTATTAGAGGATGTCCCTGGAGTGGGCAAAACTCTCCTTGCTAAATCCCTAGCTCGTTCAGTAGATGGCAAGTTTAAAAGGCTACAATGTACACCCGATTTACTGCCAACTGACATCACAGGTACTAATATTTGGAACCCCAAAAGCGGCGAATTTACTTTTCTCTCTGGGCCAGTCTTTGCTAATGTACTGCTAGCTGATGAAATTAACCGCGCGACACCCCGCACTCAGTCAGCTTTGCTGGAAGTGATGGAAGAATATCAAGTTACAGTTGATGGTGTCTCTCGTGCAGTTCCTCAGCCGTTTTTTGTGATTGCTACCCAAAATCCTATAGAGTATCAAGGCACTTTTCCGCTACCAGAAGCGCAAATGGATCGGTTTATGTTGTCGTTGAGTTTGGGTTATCCTTCGGCGGCGGAAGAACTAGAAATGCTGCAAAAACGCACATACAGTGCCAAAGTAGCTGATTTATCACCTTGTATTACCTTGGCAGAAGTGGCTCAATTGCGTGAATACTGTTCTCAGGTACGAGTAGAAACATCTTTACAACAGTACATCTTAGAGTTGGTCAGAGCTACAAGGCAAGATGAAGAAATCACATTGGGCGTTAGTCCCCGCGGTACTGTGGCGCTACAACGGGCAACCCAAGCCTTAGCGTTTTTGTTGGGGCGTGATTATGCCATTCCCGATGATGTAAAGTTTCTCGTCCCTCACGTTCTTTGCCATCGGCTGATTCCTAGGGGTGGGCGTAGTGCTAGAACTGTGGTTGAGCGATTATTGCGATCGGTTTCTATTCCCTAA
- the cobW gene encoding cobalamin biosynthesis protein CobW, with protein sequence MATKIPVTVITGFLGSGKTSLIRHLLQNNQGRRIAVLVNEFGELGIDGELLQSCQICPEGSESENNIFELTNGCLCCTVQEEFFPTMQQLLKRRDSIDCIVIETSGLALPKPLVKAFRWQEIRNGATVDAVITVVDCAAVATGTFASDLEAIAAQRQADDSLEHETPLQELFEDQLACADLVVLNKTDLVDAQELAQVEELIKKELPRVVKIVESDRGRLDPSILLGLQAAVENNLDSRPSHHDNEEEHDHDEGITSTHVILDRAFDPEKLQQQLQTLANQQEIYRIKGFVAVLNKPMRLVMQGVGTRFDKFYDRPWQPEEARQTRLVFIGRDLKSSEIESQLVAL encoded by the coding sequence ATGGCTACAAAAATTCCAGTTACAGTAATTACAGGCTTTTTAGGCAGTGGTAAAACTAGCCTCATTCGCCACTTGCTACAAAACAATCAAGGACGACGCATTGCAGTTTTAGTCAACGAATTTGGCGAACTCGGTATTGATGGCGAACTTTTGCAATCCTGTCAAATTTGTCCTGAAGGTAGTGAATCAGAAAATAATATTTTTGAATTAACTAACGGCTGCTTATGCTGTACCGTGCAGGAAGAATTTTTCCCGACGATGCAGCAGTTACTAAAGCGGCGAGATAGCATTGATTGTATTGTTATTGAAACTTCTGGGTTGGCTTTACCAAAACCATTGGTGAAGGCTTTTCGCTGGCAAGAAATTCGTAACGGTGCAACTGTAGATGCAGTGATTACCGTAGTAGATTGTGCAGCAGTAGCAACAGGAACCTTCGCTAGTGATTTAGAAGCGATCGCTGCCCAGCGACAAGCAGATGATAGTCTAGAACATGAAACACCCTTGCAAGAATTATTTGAGGATCAACTTGCTTGTGCAGACTTAGTGGTGTTGAATAAAACTGATTTGGTAGATGCCCAAGAATTAGCGCAAGTAGAAGAGTTGATTAAAAAAGAATTGCCCAGAGTTGTAAAGATTGTTGAGAGCGATCGCGGCAGACTCGATCCATCTATATTATTAGGATTACAAGCCGCAGTCGAAAACAACTTAGACAGTCGTCCCAGTCATCACGACAACGAAGAAGAACACGACCACGACGAAGGAATTACCTCAACTCACGTCATTTTAGACCGGGCTTTTGACCCAGAAAAATTACAACAGCAGTTGCAGACATTAGCAAATCAACAAGAAATTTACCGTATTAAAGGTTTTGTGGCAGTACTTAACAAACCTATGCGTTTAGTGATGCAAGGAGTAGGAACCCGATTCGATAAATTTTATGATCGCCCTTGGCAGCCAGAAGAAGCAAGACAAACTCGCTTAGTCTTTATCGGTCGTGACTTGAAATCCTCAGAAATAGAATCACAGCTTGTAGCTTTGTAA
- a CDS encoding phosphoenolpyruvate carboxylase — translation MSSLLYSWSQAVNFYPASELFLRRRLQIVEELWESVLRQECGQKMVDLLRQLRDLCSPEGQATNDQVDSVVKLIEQLNINEAIRAARAFALYFQLINIMEQEYEQRQQLTRYSETETELVHQEIQSNITYSSNQKENDPIVSRGIGADLLAKSWVAKTPEKPKGTFANLFPHLFKLNVPPQQIQRLISQLDVRLVFTAHPTEIVRHTIRDKQRQVVELLQKLDAVENHSDGSLGGYPWESAEIREKLLEEIRLWWRTDELHQFKPTVLDEVDYALHYFQEVLFDGIPQLYKRFKYALSQTFAWLEPPSKNFCSFGSWVGSDRDGNPSVTPETTWRTACYQRKMVLERYIQSVKQLIELLSISMHWSDVLPDLLESLELDQSQLSDIYDSLALRYRQEPYRLKLSYILRRLENTRDRNLALYDRETPTNDDIPMYRSGLEFLSELRLIHHNLTETGLSCKELENLICQVEIFDFNLTQLDVRQESSRHSDTLNEILEYLQVLPQAYNELSEAQRVAWLTSELQTRRPLIPAELPFSEKTNDVIQTFRVVRSLQQEFGINICQTYIISMCREVSDVLEVLLLAKEARLFDPAIAVGTIQVVPLFETVEDLQRSRSVMRQLFELPLYRALLAGGYQNIETAHSSPPASPASPASPASPASPASPAPSAFSPPLSPNLQEVMLGYSDSNKDSGFLSSNWEIHKAQKSLQTIAEEYGLNLRIFHGRGGSVGRGGGPAYEAILAQPGHSINGRIKITEQGEVLASKYSLLDLALYNLETITTAVIQASLLRTGFDDIEPWNEIMEELAARSRQHYRNLIYEQPDFIDFFHQVTPIEEISQLQISSRPARRPSGKKDLSSLRAIPWVFSWTQTRFLLPSWYGIGTALQEFLNEEPEEHLKLLRYFYLKWPFFKMVISKAEMTLAKVDMQMAHHYVQELSNPEDIDRFEKVFEQIANEFYLTRDFVLKITGHNQLLDGDPVLQRSVQLRNGTIVPLGFIQVSLLKRLRQSRNITATSGVIHSRYSKGELLRGALLTINGIAAGMRNTG, via the coding sequence ATGAGTTCCCTTTTATACTCTTGGTCTCAAGCTGTAAATTTCTATCCCGCGTCGGAATTATTTTTGCGTCGTCGTCTCCAAATAGTGGAGGAATTGTGGGAGTCAGTACTCCGGCAAGAATGTGGCCAAAAGATGGTAGATTTATTGCGGCAATTACGCGATTTGTGTTCACCAGAAGGGCAAGCAACAAATGACCAAGTCGATTCTGTTGTTAAATTAATTGAACAACTGAACATTAACGAAGCAATTAGGGCGGCTCGTGCTTTCGCTTTGTATTTTCAGTTAATTAATATCATGGAGCAGGAATATGAACAACGGCAGCAATTAACCCGCTACTCCGAAACAGAAACAGAACTGGTGCATCAAGAAATTCAATCAAATATTACCTATTCCTCAAATCAAAAAGAAAATGATCCGATTGTCAGTAGAGGTATAGGTGCGGACTTGCTAGCTAAAAGCTGGGTTGCTAAAACCCCTGAAAAACCAAAAGGTACTTTTGCTAACTTGTTTCCTCATTTATTTAAATTGAATGTGCCACCCCAGCAAATTCAACGGCTGATTTCGCAACTAGATGTGCGCTTGGTATTCACAGCTCACCCTACAGAAATTGTCCGTCATACTATCCGCGATAAACAACGGCAAGTAGTAGAACTCCTACAAAAACTAGATGCAGTTGAAAACCACTCCGATGGTAGCTTAGGGGGATATCCTTGGGAATCGGCAGAAATCAGAGAAAAATTACTCGAAGAAATTCGTCTGTGGTGGCGTACAGATGAACTCCATCAATTTAAACCCACAGTTTTAGATGAAGTAGATTATGCTTTGCATTACTTCCAAGAGGTTTTGTTTGATGGTATTCCTCAACTGTATAAGCGTTTCAAGTACGCTCTAAGTCAAACTTTTGCTTGGTTAGAACCGCCGAGTAAAAACTTTTGCTCTTTTGGCTCGTGGGTAGGTTCAGATAGAGACGGTAATCCATCAGTCACACCTGAGACTACTTGGCGAACAGCTTGTTATCAGCGCAAAATGGTTCTGGAGAGATACATCCAGTCAGTAAAACAACTGATTGAATTATTGAGTATATCCATGCACTGGAGCGATGTCTTACCAGACTTGCTGGAGTCTTTAGAGTTAGATCAGTCGCAGTTGAGTGATATTTATGATTCCCTAGCGCTGCGTTATCGCCAAGAACCTTATCGGCTAAAATTGTCTTATATTTTAAGACGACTGGAAAATACCCGCGATCGCAATCTCGCTTTATATGACCGAGAAACACCCACCAATGATGATATACCCATGTATCGGTCGGGGTTAGAGTTTCTGTCAGAACTGCGGTTAATTCATCACAACTTAACTGAAACTGGTCTAAGTTGCAAAGAGTTAGAAAATCTGATTTGTCAGGTAGAAATATTTGACTTTAACCTGACTCAGTTGGATGTCCGCCAGGAATCATCTCGTCACTCTGATACGTTGAATGAAATTCTAGAATATCTGCAAGTACTACCCCAAGCTTATAACGAACTATCAGAAGCACAAAGAGTTGCTTGGCTGACTAGTGAACTGCAAACCCGTAGGCCGTTAATTCCAGCAGAATTACCATTTTCGGAAAAAACCAACGATGTTATTCAAACTTTTCGGGTTGTGCGATCGCTACAACAAGAGTTTGGTATCAACATCTGCCAAACTTACATTATCAGCATGTGCCGCGAAGTCAGCGACGTACTAGAAGTTTTACTCTTAGCCAAAGAAGCAAGACTTTTTGACCCCGCCATTGCTGTAGGCACAATTCAAGTTGTTCCCCTCTTTGAAACGGTAGAAGACTTACAGCGTTCTCGAAGCGTCATGCGCCAGTTGTTTGAACTACCCCTATATCGCGCTTTATTAGCTGGCGGCTACCAAAATATCGAAACAGCACATTCATCCCCCCCTGCCTCCCCTGCCTCCCCTGCCTCCCCTGCTTCCCCTGCTTCCCCTGCCTCCCCTGCCCCCTCTGCCTTTTCCCCCCCCCTCTCCCCCAACTTGCAAGAAGTAATGCTGGGGTATTCTGACAGCAATAAAGACTCTGGCTTTTTAAGCAGCAACTGGGAAATTCATAAAGCTCAAAAATCACTCCAGACAATTGCCGAAGAATACGGTCTAAATCTGCGAATTTTCCACGGACGAGGCGGTTCTGTGGGACGTGGTGGCGGCCCTGCTTATGAGGCGATTTTGGCTCAACCAGGTCACAGTATTAATGGACGCATCAAAATTACCGAACAAGGGGAAGTTTTAGCTTCTAAATACTCTTTGCTAGACTTGGCTTTATACAATTTAGAAACCATTACCACCGCCGTCATTCAAGCTAGTCTTCTACGAACAGGATTTGATGATATCGAACCTTGGAATGAAATTATGGAAGAATTAGCAGCGCGATCGCGTCAACATTATCGTAATTTAATCTACGAGCAACCAGACTTTATTGACTTTTTCCACCAAGTTACCCCAATCGAAGAAATTAGCCAACTACAAATTAGTTCCCGTCCGGCGCGTCGTCCATCTGGTAAAAAAGATTTAAGCAGCCTCAGAGCCATTCCTTGGGTATTTAGCTGGACACAAACACGATTTTTGCTACCTTCTTGGTATGGTATTGGCACAGCTCTACAAGAGTTCTTGAACGAAGAACCAGAAGAACACTTGAAATTACTGCGTTATTTTTATCTCAAATGGCCGTTCTTCAAAATGGTGATTTCTAAAGCAGAGATGACCTTGGCAAAAGTAGATATGCAAATGGCACATCATTACGTTCAAGAACTATCGAACCCTGAAGATATCGACCGATTTGAGAAAGTTTTTGAGCAAATTGCTAACGAATTTTATCTGACAAGGGATTTCGTACTCAAAATCACTGGTCACAATCAGCTTTTAGACGGTGATCCGGTATTACAGCGTTCAGTGCAGTTACGCAATGGCACAATTGTACCACTGGGATTTATCCAAGTTTCCCTACTCAAACGCCTGCGCCAATCCCGGAATATTACTGCTACTTCTGGGGTGATTCACTCTCGTTATAGCAAAGGCGAGTTACTGCGAGGAGCATTGTTAACTATTAATGGTATTGCTGCGGGGATGAGAAATACAGGTTAA
- a CDS encoding acetyltransferase, translating to MFLQLKDTEDLVKILDIQELLDPNNDIVHAQDQEGQEEQQSETFKKENLVFPSGEKLPLCWLDANYKKG from the coding sequence ATGTTTCTGCAACTTAAAGATACTGAAGATTTGGTAAAAATTCTTGACATTCAAGAATTGCTTGATCCAAATAACGATATTGTACACGCACAAGATCAAGAAGGACAAGAAGAACAGCAGTCTGAGACTTTTAAAAAAGAAAATCTGGTTTTCCCTTCCGGTGAAAAACTGCCACTTTGTTGGTTAGATGCCAACTATAAGAAAGGCTAA
- a CDS encoding MBL fold metallo-hydrolase, which translates to MSRIENQFTVQFWGVRGSIPSPGSHTLRYGGNTPCVEMQVGGKRLIFDGGTGLHVLGQSLLPQMPIEGHIFFTHSHWDHMQGFPFFVPGFVKGNHFHIYGAIAPDGSTIEQRLNDQMLHPNFPVPLQIMQANLNFHDIKPGQPIHINDITIETASLNHPGEAVGYRVNWHGGAAVYITDTEHFPDRLDENILWLSRNADILIYDSTYTDEEYHSPSSPKIGWGHSTWQEAVKMAKAAKVKTLVIYHHDPAHNDDFLDCVGEQAAKEFPGAVMAREGMRLQVLGSVSLSESFPISKFSG; encoded by the coding sequence ATGTCCAGGATAGAGAACCAATTTACTGTGCAATTTTGGGGCGTTCGTGGGAGCATCCCCAGTCCAGGGTCACACACCCTTCGTTATGGCGGAAACACCCCTTGCGTTGAGATGCAAGTGGGCGGTAAACGCTTAATTTTTGATGGTGGCACGGGACTACATGTTTTGGGACAATCTTTATTGCCCCAAATGCCGATAGAAGGTCATATATTTTTTACTCATTCCCACTGGGATCACATGCAGGGTTTTCCCTTCTTTGTGCCAGGTTTTGTCAAGGGAAATCATTTTCATATTTACGGTGCGATCGCTCCTGATGGTTCTACCATAGAGCAGCGCCTCAATGACCAGATGCTTCACCCAAATTTTCCTGTACCCTTGCAGATTATGCAGGCAAATTTAAATTTCCACGACATCAAGCCAGGACAACCAATACATATTAATGATATTACTATAGAAACGGCATCGTTAAACCATCCAGGTGAAGCTGTCGGATACCGAGTTAACTGGCACGGTGGCGCTGCTGTTTATATCACCGATACAGAACATTTTCCAGATCGGTTGGATGAAAATATTTTGTGGTTATCTCGGAATGCGGACATCTTGATTTACGATTCCACTTACACTGATGAAGAATACCACTCACCATCATCACCAAAAATCGGCTGGGGGCATTCTACTTGGCAAGAAGCAGTGAAAATGGCTAAAGCTGCCAAAGTCAAAACTCTAGTGATTTATCACCACGATCCTGCTCACAATGATGACTTTTTAGATTGCGTCGGCGAACAAGCAGCCAAAGAATTTCCTGGTGCAGTTATGGCAAGAGAAGGAATGCGGCTCCAGGTTCTTGGCTCAGTTTCTTTATCAGAATCTTTTCCTATCAGCAAGTTTTCTGGGTAA
- the glmM gene encoding phosphoglucosamine mutase, with amino-acid sequence MVSSITRTQGHSISRYDGSEKGLTSNFGLNLISLPATPLFGTDGIRGKVGELLNAPLALQVGFWTGVVLRNHADKLGPVILGQDSRSSGDMLAMALSAGLTAAGLEVWHLGLCPTPCVAHLISFSEAIGGVMISASHNPPEDNGIKIFGGNGTKLSQALQAEIEAGLRGKISDAGGMSNCGRHYSRLELIEHYSEALQQPFHNQVNLQGLKIVLDLAWGAAVGLAPKVFTKMGAEVICLHNEADGDRINVNCGSTHLDILQATVKEHNADLGFAFDGDADRVLAVDHIGREVNGDYILYLWGCYLQQQHKLPDNLIVSTVMANLGFERAWQEQGGNLIRTPVGDQYVQAEMLRTGGMLGGEQSGHILCRHYGITGDGLLTALHIAALVKQAGVSLSEMVDQSFQTYPQLLQNVRVVDRDRRLGWQDCQPLQQAIALAEAAMGDAGRILVRASGTEPLIRVMVEAADAELANHWTNELVSKVQQHLAI; translated from the coding sequence ATGGTTTCATCTATAACTCGAACTCAAGGTCATTCTATTTCCAGATATGATGGATCTGAAAAAGGTCTAACAAGTAATTTTGGGCTTAATTTAATCTCTTTACCAGCAACTCCTTTATTTGGCACAGATGGTATTCGCGGCAAAGTCGGAGAATTACTGAATGCGCCCTTAGCATTGCAAGTAGGTTTTTGGACAGGTGTTGTCTTGCGTAATCATGCTGATAAATTAGGGCCAGTAATTCTAGGACAAGATTCTAGAAGCTCTGGTGATATGTTGGCAATGGCCTTGAGTGCTGGCTTAACAGCAGCGGGTTTAGAAGTTTGGCATTTAGGATTATGTCCTACTCCTTGTGTCGCCCATCTAATCAGTTTCAGTGAAGCCATCGGCGGAGTGATGATTTCTGCTAGTCATAATCCACCAGAAGACAACGGGATTAAAATTTTTGGTGGGAATGGTACTAAGTTATCTCAAGCATTACAGGCAGAAATCGAAGCGGGATTGCGTGGCAAAATATCAGATGCAGGTGGGATGAGTAATTGCGGACGGCATTACTCGCGTTTGGAGTTAATTGAACATTACAGCGAGGCATTGCAACAACCCTTTCACAATCAAGTTAATCTTCAGGGATTGAAGATAGTTTTAGATTTAGCATGGGGCGCAGCAGTTGGATTAGCACCAAAAGTATTTACAAAAATGGGAGCAGAAGTAATCTGCTTACATAATGAAGCAGATGGCGATCGCATTAACGTCAATTGCGGTTCTACTCACCTAGATATTTTGCAAGCAACAGTCAAGGAACATAACGCAGATTTGGGCTTTGCCTTTGATGGTGATGCTGATCGCGTGTTAGCTGTAGATCATATCGGACGAGAAGTTAATGGCGATTACATTCTTTATTTATGGGGATGCTATCTTCAACAACAGCACAAATTGCCAGATAACTTAATTGTTTCCACTGTTATGGCCAACTTAGGCTTCGAGAGGGCTTGGCAAGAACAAGGCGGTAATTTGATTCGCACCCCAGTCGGTGATCAATACGTGCAAGCAGAAATGCTGCGGACTGGGGGAATGTTAGGTGGTGAACAATCTGGGCATATTCTTTGCCGTCATTATGGCATTACCGGAGATGGCTTGTTAACAGCGTTACACATAGCAGCTTTAGTTAAACAAGCGGGTGTTTCTCTGAGCGAAATGGTAGACCAAAGCTTTCAGACTTATCCCCAATTATTGCAGAATGTGCGAGTAGTAGACCGCGATCGCCGTTTAGGATGGCAAGATTGTCAACCTTTACAACAAGCGATCGCTCTTGCCGAAGCCGCAATGGGTGATGCTGGTAGAATTTTAGTCAGAGCTTCCGGTACAGAACCACTGATTAGAGTCATGGTAGAAGCCGCTGATGCTGAACTTGCCAACCATTGGACAAATGAATTGGTATCCAAAGTTCAACAACACTTGGCAATCTGA
- a CDS encoding heme oxygenase (biliverdin-producing), whose translation MSSNLANKLRVGTKKAHTMAENVGFVKCFLKGVVEKNSYRKLVANFYFVYSAMEEEMEKHRQHPIVSKIYFPQLNRKHSLEQDLNYYFGANWREQIKLSPAGEAYVKRIREISATEPELLIAHSYTRYLGDLSGGQILKNIAVTAMNLSDGQGTAFYEFADITDEKGFKAKYRQALDELPLDDATSDRIVDEANAAFGMNMKLFKELEGNLIKAIGVMVYNSLTRRRTRGSTELATAE comes from the coding sequence ATGAGCAGTAATTTAGCAAACAAGTTGCGTGTAGGCACTAAAAAAGCACACACGATGGCAGAAAATGTGGGTTTTGTCAAGTGTTTTTTAAAAGGAGTAGTAGAGAAAAACTCTTACCGGAAGCTAGTTGCTAACTTTTACTTCGTCTATTCGGCAATGGAAGAGGAGATGGAAAAGCACCGTCAGCACCCAATTGTTTCTAAAATTTACTTTCCTCAACTCAATCGTAAGCATAGCCTAGAGCAAGACCTGAATTACTATTTTGGGGCTAACTGGCGCGAACAAATTAAACTATCACCAGCCGGTGAAGCTTATGTAAAACGCATCAGAGAAATATCTGCAACAGAACCAGAATTACTAATTGCCCATTCTTACACTCGTTATTTGGGTGATTTATCTGGAGGACAAATTCTCAAAAATATTGCTGTCACAGCAATGAACTTGTCTGATGGACAAGGTACAGCCTTCTATGAATTTGCAGATATTACTGACGAAAAGGGATTCAAAGCTAAGTATCGTCAAGCTTTGGATGAACTACCCTTGGATGATGCAACAAGCGATCGCATTGTTGATGAAGCCAACGCTGCCTTCGGCATGAACATGAAGTTGTTCAAAGAATTAGAAGGCAATTTAATCAAAGCGATTGGTGTGATGGTATACAACAGCCTAACACGCCGTCGCACACGTGGCAGCACCGAACTAGCAACCGCTGAGTAA
- a CDS encoding DUF3181 family protein: MAKTNTAELLEALAAEIGENVYIDIAKWHLYLSDAKLHTVVAEQLYPLITSNAVNEDRVIKVLESISVKIGGGRKELSLIDLLPLQCQVNLVDILEKYQREM, encoded by the coding sequence ATGGCTAAAACTAACACCGCAGAACTACTAGAAGCCCTAGCAGCTGAAATTGGCGAAAACGTTTATATAGACATTGCAAAATGGCATCTTTATTTATCTGATGCCAAGTTACATACTGTTGTAGCTGAACAGTTGTATCCCTTAATTACTTCTAATGCTGTCAATGAAGATCGGGTTATCAAAGTATTAGAATCTATTTCAGTAAAAATAGGTGGTGGTAGAAAGGAATTATCTTTAATAGATTTACTACCATTGCAATGTCAGGTCAATTTAGTGGATATACTAGAAAAATATCAACGCGAGATGTAA